A region of the bacterium genome:
ATGCCGCGCAGAACCTCGGTACCGTCGGGGTAGGAAAAATGCAGGTCCCGCGCTTCAACGATATGGTGACTCATCCCACGAACTCCACGATGAGGCCCTCCAGGAGGAGGGGAAGGTTGACAAACCTGAACACGACGAACAGGGCTACCCATCCGAAGATGAAGACGAACTCCCTCCGGCCCATGGACAGAGGCTTCATGATCCGGATCGTCCCATCGAACCCCCGGCACCACATGGCCGAGTGGATCCTCTGGGCACGGTCGAGGGTCCGCAGCAGGAGGTGCCCGAGCAGGGAGCTGTAGGCGGAAAGGCCCATCCCCTTTCCTTCAAAGACACGCAGGGAGCGCGCCCTGACCATCCTCACGGCCTCTTCCACGAGGACGAAAAGGTATCGGTACAGGAAGAGAAGCTGGATGGCGAAGAACCTGGGCGTTCCAAGCCTTTCCAACGCCATGCAGGCGGAATTAAACCCGGTAACAGCCACGAAGGTCATGGCCGCACCCACCGTGAGGGTGAACCTCAGGAGGATGGAGGTGAAGGAGACCCACCCCCCCGAAACGGACAGGCCCCCTATGCTGAGGAGCGTTTCCTGGTCCAGCAGCGGGTTGAAGATACCCACCATGACAGCGAAGGGCGAGACCAGGATTATCTTTTTGATGATATAGCCCGGGGGAAGGTTTCCCGCCGCGAGGAGATAGACCGGATAGAATGCAAAGGGAAGGAGAGCCGATATCTCATACTTGCCGAAGGAAACGACGGTGGCGATAAACACGAGGGTTGTGATCAGCTTGGCCCTGGGATCGATACGGTGGATCGCCGTGTCCTGGGCGGCCAGGGTGTCCAGCAGGCCGATGTCGTAGAAATGGTTCTCTATTCTGCCCATGTTAGATCAATTCCAAATTTCAGATTCCAGATTCCAGATGGTTAAAAGCAATAACACAGAGGGCCGCAGGAAGCGCCCTCTGTGGGCGCCGTCGCAGAGTACCGCTGTAAAAACCCTGAATCAGGATTGGATTCCTGTATTACGTTTAACTGCGTAACCCTGCGAATCGCGCGGCCTCCCAGTGAGCCGCCTCTGCGCAACTCTTCTGCGTTATAGCTTCTATCGCTTTTACATGAACCAGTTGCTGCCAAGTGGTAGGCCGTTTTCAACTTCGTTATGCTCAGGTCCGGACTCTTCGCCAGCGCAACAGCACACCTGCCGCTCCGGCGAGGAGAAGTGTCAGCATGCCCCCGAGGAGTCCCGAGACGGAGGTGCCGACGGCGGCGCCGGGAACACGGTCAGTCCGCCCCGCGGATCCAGGCTCCCTCTCCCCGGTTCCTTCCCTGAAACCGTAATCCGGGAGGATAGCTGTCCGGTCCTGGAGATTCCCCAGGGAGCGGTGCATCCCTTCGTCGGCCCCTTCAAGCGTGTCGGATCCGATTGTATGGGCAATGGACCATTCGAGTCCGTCCGGGTTACTGGAAGCGAACCAGCTCAGGCCGGCTCCCATGGCAATGGCCGCCGCCAGGAGAGCCGCGGCCAGACCGCGGAGTGGAACAGGTCCGGACCCTTCGGCGCCCTGCGCCGCTTCGAGGATCTCCGGGCGGGCCCTGAGGACGAAAAGGACCACCGCGGCCGTCACCGCCCCCTCTACAAGGCCGATGGCAAGGTGGACAGGCTGCATAACCAGGAGAAATGTCCAGAAGGGAAGCTCTGTAACACCGGACATGGTGGTTTCCACAACCACGGCAGCTGAGCCCAGCTGCAGCCCGATGAGGGCGGCGA
Encoded here:
- the cbiQ gene encoding cobalt ECF transporter T component CbiQ, which translates into the protein MGRIENHFYDIGLLDTLAAQDTAIHRIDPRAKLITTLVFIATVVSFGKYEISALLPFAFYPVYLLAAGNLPPGYIIKKIILVSPFAVMVGIFNPLLDQETLLSIGGLSVSGGWVSFTSILLRFTLTVGAAMTFVAVTGFNSACMALERLGTPRFFAIQLLFLYRYLFVLVEEAVRMVRARSLRVFEGKGMGLSAYSSLLGHLLLRTLDRAQRIHSAMWCRGFDGTIRIMKPLSMGRREFVFIFGWVALFVVFRFVNLPLLLEGLIVEFVG
- a CDS encoding energy-coupling factor ABC transporter permease, whose protein sequence is MHMADALLSPAVGGTAWAATAGLIGYSSRKLRDGMDDRRIPLMGVLGAFIFAAQMINFTIPATGSSGHLGGGLILAILLGPQAAFLTLASVLTVQAMFFADGGLLALGCNIFNLGFFPCFVAYPFIYRKIAGGHKSRWRIVAASGIAALIGLQLGSAAVVVETTMSGVTELPFWTFLLVMQPVHLAIGLVEGAVTAAVVLFVLRARPEILEAAQGAEGSGPVPLRGLAAALLAAAIAMGAGLSWFASSNPDGLEWSIAHTIGSDTLEGADEGMHRSLGNLQDRTAILPDYGFREGTGEREPGSAGRTDRVPGAAVGTSVSGLLGGMLTLLLAGAAGVLLRWRRVRT